From the genome of Oncorhynchus clarkii lewisi isolate Uvic-CL-2024 chromosome 11, UVic_Ocla_1.0, whole genome shotgun sequence, one region includes:
- the LOC139420634 gene encoding 2-oxo-4-hydroxy-4-carboxy-5-ureidoimidazoline decarboxylase, which translates to MDIGSVNYLPYEEFVDVFGNVVEKCPLITAAVWSRRPFSSLADLEASINDFIDALPESGKEGILRVHPDLTGRDLQSGTLTRESREEQVQAGLDTLTTAEVSRMARLNTEYKDHFGFPFVICARMNNKATILRQLEERLRNERTIERACAIDEVKKICHLRLQGLVVPETSNKL; encoded by the exons ATGGACATCGGATCAGTGAATTATCTCCCCTATGAGGAATTTGTGGATGTTTTCGGTAACGTGGTGGAGAAATGCCCACTCATAACGGCCGCAGTATGGTCCCGCCGTCCATTCTCGAGCCTTGCTGACCTGGAGGCCAGTATAAATGACTTCATCGATGCCCTCCCCGAATCAG GTAAAGAGGGAATCCTCAGAGTTCACCCCGACCTCACGGGTAGAGACCTCCAGAGTGGGACTCTGACCCGGGAGTCGCGAGAGGAACAGGTCCAGGCCGGTTTGGACACGCTGACCACCGCGGAGGTCTCTCGCATGGCCCGGCTGAATACGGAATACAAGGACCACTTCGGTTTCCCCTTCGTGATCTGCGCGCGGATGAACAACAAGGCGACCATCCTGCGGCAGCTAGAGGAGCGGCTCCGGAACGAGCGCACCATTGAGAGGGCGTGCGCCATCGATGAAGTGAAGAAGATCTGTCACCTCCGTCTGCAGGGGCTCGTGGTCCCGGAGACGTCCAACAAGCTATAA